The Ornithinimicrobium faecis genome includes a window with the following:
- a CDS encoding metallopeptidase family protein has translation MDREEFENAVGDALDDVPVELMNLLDNVVFFVEDEPPADDPDLLGVYDGVPLTERDDGFFGGMPDRITIFMGPTLRMCRDRAEVIEEVTITVVHEIAHHFGIDDAKLHALGWG, from the coding sequence ATGGACCGTGAAGAATTCGAGAACGCGGTGGGTGATGCCCTCGACGACGTGCCCGTCGAGCTCATGAACCTGCTGGACAACGTCGTCTTCTTCGTCGAGGACGAGCCGCCGGCCGATGACCCCGACCTGCTGGGCGTCTACGACGGGGTCCCACTCACTGAGCGTGACGACGGATTCTTTGGCGGCATGCCGGATCGCATCACCATCTTTATGGGCCCCACGCTGCGCATGTGCCGTGACCGTGCAGAGGTCATCGAGGAGGTCACGATCACTGTCGTTCACGAGATCGCACACCACTTCGGCATCGACGACGCCAAGCTGCACGCTCTCGGCTGGGGCTGA
- a CDS encoding cytochrome bc1 complex cytochrome b subunit: MTTIPQGASSVRDRSTTETSSDDTKPSLPPPLVWADERLGVGRGMGGLMRKVFPDHWSFLLGEIAMYSMIICLITGTFLTFWFVPSMGHVIYDGSYVPLKGVGMSEAYASTLDISFDIKGGLLIRQLHHWAALLFIVGIALHVARVFFTGAFRKPRELNWVIGTVLSLLACIEGFAGYSLPDDLLSGTGIRAMNGFMSSAPVIGTYLTFFVFGGEFPGEAIIPRLYIAHVLLLPAILVGLFAVHIFLVFWQKHTQYPGPGRTNTNVVGFPLLPVYTAKAGGFFFVVFGITALISATVTINAVWAYGPYDPAQVTAGSQPDFYMWFSDGALRLLPGFLEFTLWGFTFSPQIFLGSLVLLPLVWVILGAYPFVEQWVTGDKREHHLLDRPRNAPVRTAIGAAGISMYLVLALATVNDIIAVKLFLSINDITVALRILFFVAPVVVFMVTKRLCLSLQRADRDLVLHGTESGRIMRTAEGRFYEVHEDLNEHDRWHLVQHEAMHPLSLTEGSDTDEYGVDRPRGIAYKARRALSEFYFKDRIDPVTPSELAAAHHHGEAEALPGGHAEALEESHTDEHASLRSDDRH; the protein is encoded by the coding sequence ATGACGACGATTCCGCAGGGCGCTAGCTCCGTCCGCGATCGGTCCACGACCGAGACCTCGAGCGACGACACCAAACCTTCCCTGCCCCCGCCCCTGGTGTGGGCCGATGAGCGCCTCGGCGTTGGCAGGGGCATGGGCGGCCTGATGCGGAAGGTCTTCCCGGACCACTGGTCCTTCCTGTTGGGCGAGATCGCGATGTATTCGATGATCATCTGCCTGATCACCGGGACCTTCCTCACCTTCTGGTTCGTGCCCAGCATGGGCCACGTCATCTACGACGGCTCCTACGTGCCGCTGAAGGGCGTTGGGATGAGCGAGGCCTATGCCTCGACACTCGACATCTCCTTTGACATCAAGGGCGGTCTGCTGATCCGCCAGCTGCACCACTGGGCGGCTCTGCTGTTCATCGTGGGCATCGCGCTGCACGTGGCCCGCGTCTTCTTCACCGGCGCGTTCCGCAAGCCGCGCGAGCTCAACTGGGTCATCGGCACCGTGCTGTCGCTGCTGGCCTGCATCGAGGGCTTCGCTGGTTACTCCCTGCCGGACGACCTGCTCTCGGGCACCGGCATCCGCGCGATGAACGGCTTCATGTCATCGGCCCCCGTGATCGGCACCTACCTGACGTTCTTCGTCTTCGGTGGCGAGTTCCCGGGCGAGGCGATCATCCCCCGCCTCTATATCGCGCACGTGTTGCTGCTGCCGGCGATCCTGGTCGGACTGTTCGCCGTGCACATCTTCCTGGTGTTCTGGCAGAAGCACACCCAGTACCCCGGCCCGGGCCGCACCAACACCAACGTGGTCGGCTTCCCGCTCCTGCCGGTCTACACCGCCAAGGCCGGTGGCTTCTTCTTCGTCGTCTTCGGCATCACGGCGTTGATCTCGGCCACCGTGACGATCAACGCGGTCTGGGCCTATGGGCCGTATGACCCGGCCCAGGTCACCGCAGGTTCACAGCCTGACTTCTATATGTGGTTCTCCGATGGAGCACTACGACTGTTGCCTGGCTTCTTGGAGTTCACGCTCTGGGGCTTCACCTTCAGCCCCCAGATCTTCCTTGGCTCGCTCGTCCTGCTGCCACTGGTCTGGGTGATCCTGGGCGCCTATCCGTTCGTGGAGCAGTGGGTCACCGGCGACAAGCGGGAGCACCACCTGCTGGACCGCCCGCGCAACGCGCCAGTCCGCACGGCCATCGGTGCCGCGGGCATCTCGATGTATCTCGTGCTGGCCCTGGCCACGGTCAACGACATCATCGCGGTCAAGTTGTTCCTCTCGATCAACGACATCACGGTGGCCCTCCGGATCCTGTTCTTCGTGGCTCCGGTCGTCGTGTTCATGGTCACCAAACGACTGTGCCTGTCCCTGCAGCGCGCCGACCGGGACCTGGTGCTGCACGGCACCGAGTCCGGCCGCATCATGCGGACGGCAGAGGGTCGCTTCTACGAGGTGCACGAGGACCTCAACGAGCACGACCGCTGGCACCTGGTGCAGCACGAGGCAATGCATCCGCTCTCGCTCACCGAGGGATCGGACACCGACGAGTACGGCGTGGACCGCCCCCGTGGCATCGCCTACAAGGCGCGCCGAGCCCTGTCGGAGTTCTACTTCAAGGACCGGATCGACCCCGTCACCCCGTCGGAGCTCGCTGCGGCCCACCACCACGGCGAGGCGGAGGCACTGCCCGGCGGCCACGCAGAGGCCCTCGAGGAGTCGCACACCGACGAGCACGCGAGTCTGCGCTCGGACGACCGCCACTGA
- a CDS encoding HNH endonuclease signature motif containing protein, whose amino-acid sequence MDTKVVQRRIRESLRRPPVVRARSSRPAGRKDPSTAPELTDTTESPEFMDAAGSLESTDAAEATPGFTHAAGVPTELWVTSFADLIAPPTKPTSEPPPEQGHSDQESADLDAPARLRSVLNDFGLDESMVESLTGLVESCATVATVDEQPSVIARGQALLGSIDTLTATAGRLDAVVLTATRELTAAQGQVLLLDKGGRSPDDLTPTQWEKWRAWAKRVTRRELGAATGWGPGEVSDLVALANLPTAVTAPVTHSLVTGESTWRLVRRFQRACSTFTTEDAAAVANGLFGDDPTASVSERLDSAGEFLGRPWHHPEFYRALDREVNKIKGRDPEATKKTREDSLAANDTRVLIEDNGTAQVMIGCTATQGAAIADRIDKAARAARKAGDTRTQTQLRAATSIALLLHGTADLAGLPDDPALVTVEQSEHLTKILHGLPAAQLNVIVPLNTLIGTTPGGLTPTTATDADGNPIPAAFAAGGATPGQSGTRPSGTDGLSSCTCECTCGAEADGSFTDRAPDDGSRGRDCPDPGQAGQDCPPTQPPSPAPGEPDGEVGVGEVIGKHSVFLTPDEVRTLALTPGSTMYRLLTDPATGVLVERSIKAYPFDAGMRAHIIAADVFCRMPGCLKPASMAQIDHVQEHGTPGGHTCIANGQPLDTPDHDLKTKKLWDAVIHANRDVTWTTLLGRIYTTKAHDYRQYTKLLTAATQQVDEAIATGTDPAAAVDAAVYQALSYRPAGAKLEAEDDDDFSELFTGWDSVTLTHTPESGRRTYHPAPDAMRAEAQRHHDTDDRVTHDQQATGDDQTSGDTKPDDGPTTPWTHDPDEPPPF is encoded by the coding sequence ATGGACACCAAGGTCGTGCAGCGAAGGATCCGGGAGAGCCTGCGCCGTCCTCCGGTCGTGCGGGCCCGTTCGTCGCGTCCTGCCGGGCGCAAGGACCCGTCAACCGCCCCCGAGCTCACGGACACCACGGAATCTCCGGAGTTCATGGACGCTGCGGGGTCTCTTGAGTCCACGGACGCTGCCGAGGCAACCCCTGGGTTCACGCACGCTGCCGGGGTCCCTACTGAGTTGTGGGTGACCTCCTTTGCCGACCTGATCGCACCGCCGACCAAACCCACCTCCGAGCCGCCACCAGAGCAGGGGCACTCCGATCAGGAATCAGCCGATCTCGACGCACCCGCACGTCTGCGGTCCGTCCTGAACGACTTCGGTCTGGACGAGTCGATGGTCGAGTCCCTGACTGGCCTGGTCGAATCCTGTGCGACCGTGGCCACCGTTGACGAGCAACCCTCCGTCATCGCCCGTGGTCAGGCGTTGCTAGGCAGCATCGACACGTTGACGGCGACGGCTGGCCGCCTGGATGCGGTCGTGCTCACCGCGACTCGGGAACTGACCGCCGCCCAGGGCCAAGTGCTCCTACTCGACAAAGGTGGCCGGTCTCCGGACGACCTCACGCCCACCCAGTGGGAGAAGTGGCGTGCCTGGGCCAAGCGCGTCACCCGCAGAGAACTCGGCGCCGCGACCGGCTGGGGTCCTGGGGAGGTCTCTGACCTCGTCGCCCTGGCCAACCTCCCCACCGCCGTCACGGCACCCGTCACCCACTCCCTCGTGACGGGTGAATCCACCTGGCGGCTGGTCCGCCGTTTCCAACGGGCCTGCTCCACGTTCACCACGGAGGATGCTGCTGCGGTCGCCAACGGCCTGTTCGGCGACGACCCCACAGCATCTGTAAGTGAGCGTCTCGACTCTGCCGGTGAGTTCCTCGGGCGGCCGTGGCACCACCCGGAGTTCTACCGGGCCCTGGACCGTGAGGTCAACAAGATCAAAGGCCGTGACCCCGAGGCAACGAAGAAGACCCGGGAAGACTCCCTCGCGGCCAACGACACCAGGGTGTTGATTGAGGACAACGGCACAGCGCAAGTGATGATCGGGTGCACCGCCACCCAAGGTGCCGCGATCGCTGACCGGATCGACAAAGCAGCCCGTGCCGCCCGCAAAGCCGGCGACACACGCACCCAGACCCAACTACGCGCTGCCACCAGCATCGCGTTGCTGTTACACGGCACCGCCGACCTGGCCGGGCTACCCGACGACCCAGCACTCGTGACGGTCGAGCAGTCCGAGCACCTCACCAAAATCCTCCACGGCCTGCCAGCCGCGCAGCTCAACGTCATCGTGCCGCTGAACACCCTGATCGGCACCACCCCAGGCGGCCTGACCCCCACCACAGCGACAGATGCTGACGGGAACCCGATCCCCGCAGCCTTCGCCGCCGGTGGTGCTACCCCTGGCCAGTCTGGCACCCGACCCTCGGGCACCGATGGTCTCAGCTCGTGTACCTGTGAGTGCACCTGCGGCGCAGAAGCCGACGGATCATTCACCGATCGAGCGCCCGACGACGGTTCGAGGGGACGAGACTGCCCCGACCCCGGCCAGGCAGGACAAGACTGCCCACCAACCCAGCCACCATCACCAGCACCAGGTGAGCCGGATGGTGAGGTCGGTGTCGGCGAAGTGATCGGTAAGCACAGTGTGTTCCTGACCCCGGACGAGGTCCGCACCCTCGCGCTGACTCCCGGTTCGACGATGTACCGGCTGCTGACCGACCCCGCCACTGGGGTCCTGGTGGAACGCTCGATCAAGGCCTACCCGTTCGATGCTGGGATGCGGGCGCACATCATCGCCGCGGATGTTTTCTGCCGCATGCCGGGCTGTCTCAAGCCAGCCTCAATGGCGCAGATTGATCACGTCCAGGAACATGGCACCCCTGGCGGGCACACGTGTATCGCCAACGGACAGCCACTGGACACCCCGGATCATGATCTGAAGACTAAGAAACTGTGGGACGCGGTGATCCACGCCAACAGGGACGTCACCTGGACGACGCTGCTCGGGAGGATCTACACCACCAAAGCCCACGACTATCGCCAGTACACCAAGTTGTTGACCGCAGCCACGCAACAGGTCGACGAAGCGATCGCCACGGGCACCGACCCGGCTGCCGCTGTCGACGCCGCGGTATATCAGGCGTTGTCCTACCGGCCCGCCGGAGCCAAGCTCGAAGCCGAGGATGACGACGACTTCAGCGAGCTGTTCACCGGCTGGGACTCCGTGACGTTGACGCACACTCCTGAGAGTGGCCGCCGGACCTACCACCCCGCCCCGGACGCGATGCGCGCTGAGGCACAGCGCCACCACGACACCGATGACCGAGTCACCCACGACCAGCAGGCCACCGGGGACGACCAGACCAGCGGGGACACCAAACCCGACGACGGGCCCACCACACCCTGGACCCACGACCCCGACGAACCACCACCCTTCTGA